ATCCAGTTCGCTTGTCCCGGGAGCGACCTGTTCGATCACCCGGCGGACGAGCTCGCACCACCACGGTTTGTCATCGTCGTCGCGCGGACCGTCGATGGCCGGTCGCGTCGGCATTTGTTTCCAGGACGCCACGAAGGCGCGATCAAGAGCCACGGCGTCGAGGGTCAAGCCCACGCGGCGGCCCACCAGGGCATAATGATAGCCCACGCTTTTCGGCAAATGAATAAGGGTGCCGGCGGCGTCGAAGAAGATGGTCCTAAGCACGGTGGGTTCGTTTCTAGTGCGGTAGAGAAGTTGGACGCAAGCCTAGGACTCTGCCACTTTCGCGCCGTGCCGACCTTTCCAGCGCGGCTTAAAGGTCGTCGCGCGATGAGCGGTGGCAATTACCGCCGGAACGCGATACACGTATTTCGCGCGTATGGCCGACAAAGTGACAACGCAGCCGATCACCTCCGGGAGCGACCAACGGAAGAACATACCAGTCGTTACGGTTGAGAGTTTCTACAAAGCCCACGGGCAGAAGCTGCAGCTGAAACTCGAGGGAAAGCGGGTTGGTTTTCATCGCAAGATCCGGGAACCGACCATCAATCGTCCCGGCCTGGCCCTGTCGGGATTCTATAATTATTTCGCGGAGAAACGGGTGCAGGTTCTCGGCGCGGCCGAACAATCCTACCTGAAGAGCCTTACCGCGCGAACCCGCGTCCAGCGTTTCCGCGCGTTGTGCGGACAGAAGATTCCCTGCCTGGTTACTTCCCGTGGGGCGCACCTCGATCCTGATTTGCTGGCGGTGGCGGAAGAGCAGCAGGTAGCGGTTTTTCGCACTCCTCTGGTGACGATGCGTTTCATCAACGCGGCGACCATCGCCATGGAGGTCGATTTTTCCCCGACGGTGACGGAGTTCGGCAGCATGGTCGACATTCTCGGGGTGGGGGTGCTCATCCGCGGGCAAAGCGGCATTGGAAAAAGCGAGGCGGTCCTGGGCTTGATCGAGCGCGGCTACAGCCTGGTGGCGGATGATGTTACCCGGGTGAAATCGCTCGAAGGACGGGAGTTAATGGCAACCGCCCCGGACCTCACCCGTTACCACATGGAAGTCCGCGGGATCGGTATCATCAACGTGGCCTCGATCTTCGGCATCGGCAGTATCCGAAT
This Chthoniobacterales bacterium DNA region includes the following protein-coding sequences:
- the hprK gene encoding HPr(Ser) kinase/phosphatase; protein product: MADKVTTQPITSGSDQRKNIPVVTVESFYKAHGQKLQLKLEGKRVGFHRKIREPTINRPGLALSGFYNYFAEKRVQVLGAAEQSYLKSLTARTRVQRFRALCGQKIPCLVTSRGAHLDPDLLAVAEEQQVAVFRTPLVTMRFINAATIAMEVDFSPTVTEFGSMVDILGVGVLIRGQSGIGKSEAVLGLIERGYSLVADDVTRVKSLEGRELMATAPDLTRYHMEVRGIGIINVASIFGIGSIRIEKRLDLVVTLRDWEELEEEKVDRIGLDQEFYEILKLQVPHITIPVRPGREIPRLIEVAAMDQKLKGLGRNSALEFSDKLLNVMATKES